Proteins from one Cervus canadensis isolate Bull #8, Minnesota chromosome 25, ASM1932006v1, whole genome shotgun sequence genomic window:
- the IL23A gene encoding interleukin-23 subunit alpha, whose translation MLGDGAVLLLLLLPWTAQGRAVSEAGGPAWARGQQLSRQLCVLAWRAHPPMGHVDLPREEGGDETTEDVPRIQCEDGCDPQGLRDNSQSCLQRIHQGLVFYEKLLGSDIFTGEPSLLPDGPVDQLHASVLGLRELLQPEGHHWETEQTPSPTPSQPWQRLLLRLKILRSLQAFVAVAARVFAHGAATLSP comes from the exons ATGCTGGGGGACGGAgccgtgctgctgctgctgctgctgccctggaCAGCTCAGGGCCGGGCTGTGTCAGAGGCCGGCGGCCCCGCTTGGGCTCGGGGCCAACAGCTCTCACGGCAACTCTGCGTGCTGGCCTGGAGGGCACACCCACCAATGGGACATGTG GATCTACCAAGAGAAGAAGGAGGTGATGAGACTACAGAGGATGTCCCCCGTATCCAGTGTGAGGACGGCTGTGATCCACAAGGACTCAGGGACAACAGTCAG TCCTGCTTGCAAAGGATTCATCAAGGCCTGGTTTTTTACGAGAAGCTGCTGGGTTCAGACATTTTCACAGGAGAGCCTTCTCTACTCCCAGATGGCCCTGTGGACCAGCTTCACGCCTCCGTACTGGGCCTCAGGGAACTCTTGCAG CCCGAGGGTCACCACTGGGAAACTGAGCAGACGCCAAGCCCTACTCCCAGCCAGCCATGGCAGCGCCTCCTTCTCCGTCTCAAGATCCTTCGGAGCCTCCAGGCCTTTGTGGCTGTAGCTGCCCGGGTCTTTGCCCATGGAGCAGCAACTCTGAGCCCCTAA